One genomic segment of Arthrobacter sp. zg-Y1110 includes these proteins:
- the argB gene encoding acetylglutamate kinase: MITPAAAGERLRAQDKAATLIEALPWIQRFAGTTMVIKYGGNAMVNDDLRRAFAEDIVFLHHAGVHPVVVHGGGPQISAMLDRLGIASEFRGGLRVTTPEAMDAVRMVLTGQVGRELVGLVNAHGPYAVGLSGEDGGLLEAVRTGIVVDGEELDLGLVGEVTGVNPGAILDIIAAGRIPVISTVAPEVDADGGPTGQVLNVNADTAASALAVALGASRLVVLTDVEGLYGDWPDKSSLISSLTAGELRAMLPGLEAGMIPKMQACLAAVDGGVDRAAVVDGRMAHSMLLEIFTEAGIGTQVVPEDKDA, translated from the coding sequence GGCACCACCATGGTCATCAAATACGGCGGCAACGCCATGGTTAACGACGACCTTCGACGGGCCTTTGCCGAGGACATCGTGTTCCTCCACCACGCCGGCGTGCACCCGGTGGTTGTCCACGGCGGCGGCCCGCAGATCAGCGCCATGCTGGACCGGCTCGGTATCGCCTCCGAATTCCGCGGCGGGCTGCGGGTGACTACTCCCGAGGCGATGGACGCGGTGCGCATGGTCCTGACCGGCCAGGTGGGCCGCGAGCTCGTAGGCCTCGTTAACGCGCACGGTCCCTACGCCGTCGGACTGTCCGGCGAGGACGGCGGCCTGCTGGAGGCCGTACGGACCGGCATCGTGGTGGACGGAGAAGAACTGGACCTCGGCCTGGTCGGGGAAGTGACGGGGGTCAACCCCGGCGCGATCCTGGACATCATTGCCGCCGGACGGATCCCGGTGATCAGCACTGTGGCACCGGAGGTGGATGCCGACGGCGGCCCCACCGGACAGGTGCTCAACGTCAACGCCGATACGGCCGCCTCTGCCCTGGCCGTAGCCCTCGGCGCGTCGCGGCTGGTGGTCCTCACGGACGTGGAGGGCCTCTACGGAGATTGGCCGGACAAGTCCTCGCTGATCTCCTCCCTGACAGCCGGGGAACTGCGGGCCATGCTGCCCGGCCTCGAAGCGGGCATGATCCCCAAGATGCAGGCATGCCTCGCCGCCGTAGACGGCGGCGTTGACCGCGCCGCAGTAGTGGACGGCCGGATGGCGCACTCCATGCTGCTGGAAATCTTCACCGAAGCCGGAATCGGCACCCAGGTAGTACCGGAGGACAAAGATGCATAA
- a CDS encoding acetylornithine transaminase produces the protein MHNPDTRGATPGTAAQGTQEEWLNRYGSSLMGVFGAPQRVLVRGSGCYVEDADGKQYLDLLGGIAVNSLGHAHPALVAAVSDQLATLGHVSNFFTSLPQVELAERLLALADAPQGSKVFFANSGAEANEAAFKLARRNSDPAAGRTRILALEGAFHGRTMGALALTAKPAYREPFEPLPGGVEHLPFGDIDALLGAVDETVAAVFLEPIQGEAGVRMLPPGYLQAAREATRAAGALLVIDEVQTGIGRTGKWFASEGVLPDAMTLAKGLGGGFPVGAMITFGERTSGLLAAGMHGTTFGGNPVAAAAALATLSVLESVLANVRSTGDYLRRELAALDFVAEVRGEGLLIGIDLVDDVAPAMVAAALEAGFIINSTGPGTLRLAPPLILTSEQACTFLDALPGILRAAAGGASDTGAASASVPAAATTPDSVPGATGTTTEGKP, from the coding sequence ATGCATAACCCGGATACCCGGGGCGCAACGCCCGGAACGGCAGCCCAAGGCACGCAGGAGGAATGGCTGAACCGCTACGGCTCCTCCCTGATGGGCGTCTTCGGTGCTCCGCAGCGGGTGCTTGTCCGCGGCAGCGGCTGCTATGTGGAAGACGCCGACGGGAAGCAGTACCTCGACCTGCTGGGCGGCATTGCCGTCAACTCCCTGGGCCACGCCCATCCGGCACTCGTGGCAGCGGTGTCCGATCAGCTTGCCACCCTCGGCCACGTGTCCAACTTCTTCACCAGCCTTCCGCAGGTGGAGCTGGCCGAACGGCTGCTGGCGCTTGCCGACGCTCCGCAGGGTTCGAAGGTGTTCTTTGCGAACTCCGGTGCCGAAGCCAACGAGGCAGCCTTCAAGCTGGCCCGGCGGAACTCCGACCCCGCTGCCGGACGCACCCGGATCCTGGCGCTCGAAGGAGCTTTCCACGGCAGGACCATGGGAGCGCTGGCCCTCACGGCAAAACCTGCCTACCGGGAACCCTTCGAACCGTTGCCCGGGGGAGTGGAGCACCTTCCGTTCGGGGACATCGACGCACTGCTGGGCGCAGTAGATGAGACCGTAGCCGCTGTTTTCCTGGAACCGATCCAGGGCGAGGCAGGAGTACGGATGCTTCCCCCGGGCTACCTGCAGGCCGCCCGCGAGGCCACTCGCGCTGCAGGCGCGCTGCTGGTCATTGACGAAGTGCAGACCGGCATCGGCCGTACGGGCAAATGGTTCGCCTCCGAAGGCGTCCTTCCGGATGCCATGACCCTGGCCAAGGGACTCGGCGGCGGCTTCCCCGTCGGCGCCATGATCACCTTCGGCGAGCGGACCTCCGGGTTGCTGGCGGCCGGAATGCACGGAACCACGTTCGGCGGGAATCCCGTGGCTGCCGCTGCAGCCCTGGCTACCCTGTCCGTGCTGGAATCGGTGCTGGCCAATGTGCGCAGCACCGGGGACTACCTGCGCCGGGAACTCGCAGCTCTGGATTTCGTGGCCGAGGTGCGCGGGGAGGGCCTCCTCATCGGTATCGACCTGGTCGACGACGTTGCTCCCGCCATGGTCGCGGCCGCTCTGGAAGCGGGTTTCATCATCAACAGCACCGGCCCGGGAACGCTGCGGCTGGCCCCGCCGCTGATCCTGACTTCGGAGCAGGCCTGCACCTTCCTGGACGCACTGCCGGGTATCCTGCGAGCGGCCGCTGGTGGTGCCTCGGACACGGGTGCCGCTTCCGCTTCCGTTCCCGCCGCCGCGACCACCCCAGACTCCGTACCCGGTGCCACCGGCACAACCACTGAAGGAAAACCATGA